A stretch of the Macaca mulatta isolate MMU2019108-1 chromosome 14, T2T-MMU8v2.0, whole genome shotgun sequence genome encodes the following:
- the ESAM gene encoding endothelial cell-selective adhesion molecule precursor, which produces MISLPGPLVTNLLRFLFLGLSALAPPSRAELQLHLPANQLQAVEGGEVVLPAWYTLHAEVSSAQPGEVPFVMWFFKDKEKEDQVLSYINGVTTSKPGVSLVYSMPSRNLSLRLEGLQEKDSGPYSCSVNVQDKNGQASGHSIKTLELNVLVPPAPPSCRLQGVPRVGANVTLSCQSPRSKPAVQYQWDRQLPSFQTFFAPVLDVIRGSLSLTNLSSSMAGVYVCKAHNEVGTAQCNVTLEVSTGPGAAVVAGAVVGTLVGLGLLAGLVLLYHRRGKALEEPANDIKEDAIAPRTLPWPKSSDTISKNGTLSSVTSARALRPPHGPPRPGALTPTPSLSSQALPSPRLPTTDGANPQPISLIPGGVSSSGLSRMGAVPVMVPAQSQAGSLV; this is translated from the exons ATGATTTCCCTCCCGGGGCCCCTGGTGACCAACTTGCTGCGGTTTCTGTTCCTGGGGCTGAGTGCCCTCG CGCCCCCCTCGCGGGCCGAGCTGCAGCTGCACTTGCCCGCCAACCAGTTGCAGGCGGTGGAGGGAGGGGAAGTGGTGCTTCCAGCGTGGTACACCTTGCACGCGGAGGTGTCTTCAGCCCAGCCAGGGGAGGTGCCCTTTGTGATGTGGTtcttcaaagataaagaaaaggaggATCAG GTGTTGTCCTACATCAATGGGGTCACAACAAGCAAACCTGGAGTATCCTTGGTCTACTCCATGCCCTCCCGGAACCTGTCCCTGCGACTGGAGGGTCTCCAGGAGAAAGACTCTGGCCCCTACAGCTGTTCCGTGAATGTGCAAGACAAAAACGGCCAAGCTAGTGGCCATAGCATCAAAACCTTAGAACTCAATGTGCTGG TCCCTCCAGCTCCTCCATCCTGCCGTCTCCAGGGTGTGCCCCGTGTGGGGGCCAACGTGACCCTGAGTTGCCAGTCTCCAAGGAGTAAGCCCGCTGTCCAATACCAGTGGGATCGGCAGCTTCCATCCTTCCAGACTTTCTTTGCACCAGTGTTAG ATGTCATCCGTGGGTCTTTAAGTCTCACGAACCTTTCCTCTTCCATGGCTGGAGTCTATGTCTGCAAGGCCCACAATGAGGTGGGCACTGCCCAGTGTAATGTGACCCTGGAAGTGAGCACAG GGCCTGGAGCTGCGGTGGTTGCTGGAGCTGTTGTGGGTACCCTGGTTGGACTGGGGTTGCTGGCTGGGCTGGTCCTTTTGTACCACCGCCGGGGCAAGGCCCTGGAGGAGCCAGCCAATGATATCAA GGAGGATGCCATTGCTCCCCGGACCCTGCCCTGGCCCAAGAGCTCAGACACAATCTCCAAGAATGGGACCCTTTCCTCTGTCACCTCCGCACGAGCCCTCCGGCCACCCCACGGCCCTCCCAGGCCTGGTGCATTGACCCCCACGCCCAGTCTCTccagccaggccctgccctcaCCAAGACTGCCCACAACAGACGGGGCCAACCCTCAACCAATATCTCTCATCCCTGGTGGAGTTTCTTCCTCTGGCTTGAGCCGCATGGGTGCTGTGCCTGTGATGGTGCCCGCCCAGAGTCAAGCTGGCTCTCTGGTGTGA
- the VSIG2 gene encoding V-set and immunoglobulin domain-containing protein 2, whose amino-acid sequence MDAAMAELPGPFLCGALLGLLCLSGLAVEVKVPTEPLSTPLGKTAELTCTYSTSVGDSFALEWSFVQPGKPISESHPILYFTNGQLYPTGSKSKRVSLLQNPPTVGVATLKLTDVHPSDTGTYLCQVNNPPDFYTNGLGLINLTVLVPPSNPLCSQSGQTSVGGSTALRCSSSEGAPKPVYNWVRLGSFPTPSPGSMVQDEVSGQLILTNLSLTSSGTYRCVATNQMGSASCELTLSVTEPSEGRVAGALIGVLLVVLLLSVAAFCLIRFHKERGKKPKETYGGSDLREDAMAPGISEHTSMRADSSKGFLERPSSASTVTTTKSKLPMIV is encoded by the exons ATGGACGCGGCCATGGCCGAGCTCCCGGGGCCCTTTCTCTGCGGGGCCCTGCTAGGCTTGCTGTGCCTGAGTG GGCTGGCCGTGGAGGTGAAAGTACCAACGGAGCCGCTGAGCACGCCCCTGGGGAAGACAGCCGAGCTGACCTGCACCTACAGCACGTCGGTGGGAGACAGCTTCGCCCTGGAGTGGAGCTTTGTGCAGCCTGGGAAGCCCATCTCTGAGTCCCATCCG ATCCTGTACTTCACCAATGGCCAACTATATCCAACTGGTTCTAAGTCAAAGCGGGTCAGCCTGCTTCAGAACCCCCCCACAGTGGGGGTGGCCACACTGAAACTGACTGACGTCCACCCATCAGATACAGGAACCTACCTCTGCCAAGTCAACAACCCACCAGATTTCTACACCAATGGGTTGGGGCTAATCAACCTTACTGTGCTGG TTCCCCCCAGTAATCCCTTATGCAGTCAGAGTGGACAAACCTCTGTGGGAGGCTCTACTGCACTGAGATGCAGCTCTTCCGAGGGGGCCCCTAAGCCAGTGTACAACTGGGTGCGTCTTGGATCTTTTCCTACACCTTCTCCTGGCAGCATGGTTCAAG ATGAGGTGTCTGGCCAGCTCATTCTCACCAACCTCTCCCTGACCTCCTCGGGCACCTACCGCTGTGTGGCCACCAACCAGATGGGCAGTGCATCCTGTGAGCTGACCCTCTCTGTGACCG AACCCTCCGAAGGCCGAGTGGCCGGAGCTCTGATTGGGGTGCTCCTGGTCGTGCTGTTGCTGTCAGTTGCTGCGTTCTGTCTGATCAGGTTCCACAAAGAGAGGGGGAAGAAGCCCAAGGAGACATATGGGGGTAGTGACCTTCG GGAGGATGCCATGGCTCCTGGGATCTCTGAGCACACTTCTATGAGGGCTGATTCTAGCAAGGGGTTCCTGGAAAGACCCTCGTCTGCCAGCACCGTGACAACCACCAAGTCCAAGCTCCCTATGATTGTGTGA
- the NRGN gene encoding neurogranin produces the protein MDCCTENACSKPDDDILDIPLDDPGANAAAAKIQASFRGHMARKKIKSGERGRKGPGPGGPGGAGVARGGAGGGPSGD, from the coding sequence GAGAACGCCTGCTCCAAGCCGGACGACGACATTCTAGACATCCCGCTGGACGACCCCGGCGCCAACGCGGCCGCCGCCAAAATCCAGGCGAGTTTTCGGGGCCACATGGCTCGGAAGAAGATAAAGAGCGGAGAGCGCGGCCGGAAGGGCCCGGGCCCTGGGGGGCCTGGCGGAGCTGGGGTGGCCCGGGGAGGCGCGGGCGGCGGCCCCAGCGGAGACTAG